The following are encoded in a window of Kitasatospora fiedleri genomic DNA:
- a CDS encoding aminotransferase class I/II-fold pyridoxal phosphate-dependent enzyme, with protein sequence MFERFSRAGTGSAKWARAGAGRIAMGVADMDLPGPPAVAAALRARAGHPAFGYPVAEDADRALVADWYRRRHGVAVDPRWVMLLPFAPGTAVRLLLEAVRPLAGPAVFVTPEWGGFARVCRAAGVDTRELPLPATGNPADPYRLPLAGVAASRPGLVLLSSPHNPTGRIWPAEDVRALAAAAAPGLLVSDEVHGDLRHPDAGVEQPVAVAVTGGAPNVVTLNSVGKTFNVSGLPSCFALVPDPGLRERLTAVMAGFGLWEGGLLGAVAQRAALAEGGPWLDALLAHLVRARELATAALGGAVLARPQASYLLWLDGAGLGTREELLTERHVELADGSDFGAAGSGRLRLNFALPLDRLRTALTRLTCEEGARAASRFAPEQTEQEQPGSSREPRDGETR encoded by the coding sequence GTGTTCGAGCGGTTCTCGCGGGCGGGGACGGGCAGTGCGAAGTGGGCGCGGGCGGGGGCGGGGCGGATCGCCATGGGGGTGGCGGACATGGACCTGCCGGGGCCGCCGGCGGTGGCGGCGGCGCTGCGGGCGCGGGCGGGTCACCCGGCGTTCGGGTACCCGGTGGCGGAGGACGCGGACCGGGCGCTGGTGGCCGACTGGTACCGGCGGCGGCACGGGGTGGCGGTGGACCCGCGCTGGGTGATGCTGCTGCCGTTCGCGCCGGGCACGGCGGTGCGGCTGCTGCTGGAGGCGGTGCGTCCGCTGGCGGGTCCGGCGGTGTTCGTGACGCCGGAGTGGGGCGGTTTCGCCCGGGTCTGCCGGGCCGCGGGGGTGGACACCCGGGAGCTGCCGCTGCCGGCGACCGGCAATCCGGCCGACCCGTACCGGCTGCCGCTGGCCGGGGTCGCGGCGTCCCGTCCGGGCCTGGTGCTGCTGAGCAGCCCGCACAACCCGACCGGGCGGATCTGGCCGGCCGAGGACGTCCGGGCGCTGGCCGCGGCCGCCGCCCCGGGGCTGCTGGTCTCGGACGAGGTGCACGGCGACCTGCGGCACCCGGACGCGGGCGTGGAGCAGCCGGTCGCGGTGGCGGTGACCGGCGGGGCGCCGAACGTGGTGACGCTGAACTCGGTCGGCAAGACCTTCAACGTCTCGGGCCTGCCGAGCTGCTTCGCACTGGTGCCGGACCCGGGGCTGCGGGAGCGGCTGACGGCGGTGATGGCGGGCTTCGGGCTGTGGGAAGGGGGGCTGCTGGGCGCGGTCGCGCAGCGGGCGGCGCTGGCCGAGGGCGGGCCGTGGCTGGACGCGCTGCTGGCCCACCTGGTGCGGGCCCGGGAGCTGGCGACGGCCGCGCTGGGCGGTGCGGTGCTGGCCCGTCCGCAGGCGTCGTACCTGCTCTGGCTGGACGGGGCGGGGCTCGGCACCCGGGAGGAGCTGCTCACCGAGCGTCATGTCGAGCTGGCGGACGGATCGGATTTCGGAGCGGCCGGTTCCGGGCGCCTGCGGCTGAATTTCGCCCTGCCGCTGGACCGCCTGCGCACCGCTCTCACCCGGCTGACCTGTGAGGAAGGCGCTCGGGCGGCATCGAGGTTTGCCCCGGAGCAGACTGAGCAGGAACAACCGGGCTCAAGTCGCGAACCGAGGGATGGTGAAACCCGGTGA
- a CDS encoding methyltransferase: protein MLRERPQAAAAARSLLAGALPNGAGHGDRVERRAGGFADVPPGGDVHLLSRVLHGGEDGRCREILRHLSAAMPPHADLPAVERLLPDDGSPSLATARDLHVRCTVGGRERTAGYYPRLFADAGPELVGREPLPLDARVRPERRARRTR, encoded by the coding sequence GTGCTGCGGGAGCGCCCACAGGCCGCGGCGGCGGCCCGGTCGCTCCTGGCCGGGGCGCTCCCGAACGGGGCGGGCCACGGCGACCGGGTGGAGCGCCGGGCGGGCGGGTTCGCGGACGTGCCGCCGGGCGGGGACGTGCACCTGCTGTCGCGGGTGCTGCACGGCGGGGAGGACGGGCGCTGCCGGGAGATCCTGCGCCACCTGTCCGCCGCGATGCCGCCGCACGCCGACCTGCCGGCGGTGGAGCGCCTGCTGCCGGACGACGGCTCTCCGTCCCTGGCCACCGCCCGGGACCTGCACGTGCGCTGCACCGTGGGTGGCCGCGAACGCACCGCCGGGTACTACCCGCGGCTGTTCGCGGACGCGGGCCCGGAGCTGGTGGGCCGGGAGCCGCTGCCGCTGGACGCCCGGGTCCGGCCCGAGCGCAGGGCGCGCAGGACGCGCTGA
- a CDS encoding GNAT family N-acetyltransferase, whose translation MTAAERLIRPAAPADLDAVAGIYTHYVRHTVSTFEETPPPADHWHLRLDELAARGLPFLVAEVSGRVVGYAYAAPWRPKPAYRHTAENSVYLAPEHTGHGHGTALLADLIDACARTDLRQLVAVIASPGNDASVALHRRLGFAEAGRLIAVGHKHGRWIDTLLMQLPLDRRPDRPHTPDAPDASRDARDGP comes from the coding sequence GTGACCGCCGCCGAACGCCTGATCCGCCCGGCCGCCCCCGCCGACCTGGACGCCGTGGCCGGGATCTACACGCACTACGTCCGACACACCGTCAGCACCTTCGAGGAGACCCCGCCGCCCGCCGACCACTGGCACCTGCGCCTGGACGAACTCGCCGCCCGCGGCCTGCCCTTCCTGGTCGCCGAGGTCTCCGGCCGGGTCGTCGGCTACGCCTACGCCGCCCCCTGGCGCCCCAAGCCCGCCTACCGCCACACCGCCGAGAACTCCGTCTACCTCGCCCCGGAGCACACCGGGCACGGCCACGGCACCGCCCTGCTCGCGGACCTGATCGACGCCTGCGCCCGCACCGACCTGCGCCAACTCGTCGCCGTCATCGCCAGCCCCGGCAACGACGCCTCCGTCGCCCTGCACCGCCGCCTCGGCTTCGCCGAAGCGGGCCGCCTCATCGCCGTCGGCCACAAGCACGGCCGCTGGATCGACACCCTCCTGATGCAGCTCCCCCTCGACCGCCGCCCCGATCGCCCTCACACTCCGGACGCTCCGGACGCTTCCCGCGACGCCCGCGACGGTCCGTGA
- a CDS encoding fluoride efflux transporter FluC — protein sequence MERPRTGTTAEPVDPDLEATPAERPARRRDRGQLPVLAVIAVGGVLGASARYAIALAWPTVPGAFPWSTLVVNAAGCAVIGVFLVVITEAWAAHRLVRPFFGTGVLGGFTTFSTYTVDIQRLVEGGHAATALGYLAATLAAAMAAVWAGAQAVRRVIGWRTR from the coding sequence GTGGAACGACCCCGCACCGGAACGACGGCCGAGCCCGTCGACCCCGACCTCGAAGCCACCCCCGCCGAGCGGCCCGCCCGCCGCCGTGACCGCGGCCAGCTGCCGGTCCTCGCCGTGATCGCGGTCGGCGGCGTGCTCGGCGCGAGCGCCCGCTACGCGATCGCGCTGGCCTGGCCCACCGTGCCGGGCGCCTTCCCGTGGAGCACCCTGGTGGTGAACGCGGCGGGCTGCGCGGTGATCGGCGTCTTCCTGGTGGTGATCACCGAGGCGTGGGCGGCGCACCGGCTGGTGCGGCCGTTCTTCGGCACCGGCGTACTGGGCGGCTTCACGACCTTCTCCACCTACACGGTGGACATCCAGCGCCTGGTCGAGGGTGGCCACGCCGCGACGGCGCTCGGGTACCTGGCCGCGACGCTGGCCGCGGCGATGGCGGCGGTATGGGCGGGCGCGCAGGCGGTCCGCCGGGTGATCGGCTGGAGGACACGATGA
- the crcB gene encoding fluoride efflux transporter CrcB, with the protein MNWLLVIVGAAVGAPLRYLTDRAVQSRHDTLFPWGTFVVNVAGSMVLGLLTGAVAAGAASSHLQLLVGTGFCGALTTYSTFSYETLRLAESGARFYAVANAAGSVAAGLGAAFTGNAIAQALWA; encoded by the coding sequence GTGAACTGGCTGCTGGTGATCGTCGGGGCGGCCGTCGGCGCGCCGCTGCGCTACCTGACCGACCGGGCGGTGCAGTCCCGCCACGACACGCTCTTCCCGTGGGGCACCTTCGTCGTCAACGTCGCCGGGTCGATGGTGCTGGGGCTGCTGACCGGCGCGGTGGCGGCCGGGGCGGCCTCCTCGCACCTCCAACTGCTGGTGGGCACCGGGTTCTGCGGGGCGCTGACGACGTACTCGACGTTCTCCTACGAGACGCTGCGGCTGGCCGAGAGCGGCGCCCGGTTCTACGCGGTGGCGAACGCGGCCGGCAGCGTGGCCGCCGGCCTGGGCGCGGCCTTCACCGGCAACGCGATCGCCCAGGCCCTGTGGGCGTGA
- a CDS encoding DNA glycosylase AlkZ-like family protein, with product MPTRPAFDDDQRRARLARRHRLAPGTAADRAEQVVADLVAVHATDPATVFLAVAARLAVPGVADTERALYADGTVLRRHGPRKTLFAIPAEPGPALYASTTAKAAAAERARLLKDFAASGRDAAWTSAAQDAVLAALADAPDGLTGSQLSELVPQLREAIDYGAGTSYQTVQPVGMRLLRLLGMEGAMVRRRPLGGWTSSRHRWVSGPPVPAVPSAAERAAAQAELAGRWLASYGPAGEQDLVWWTGWGVREVRAALAACAAVEVGLADGATGFVLPDDLEPVAEPAPWAALLPALDPSVMGWKDRDWYLSPGHRSELVDRSGNLGPTAWWNGRVVGGWAQHPDGEVRFELLTDPGTEARAALAAKAAALRALLDGTRVTPRFRTPLERRLTG from the coding sequence GTGCCCACCCGCCCCGCGTTCGACGACGACCAGCGCCGCGCCCGGCTCGCCCGGCGGCACCGGCTGGCCCCCGGCACCGCGGCCGACCGCGCCGAGCAGGTGGTGGCGGACCTGGTCGCCGTGCACGCCACCGACCCCGCCACGGTGTTCCTCGCCGTCGCGGCCCGGCTCGCCGTCCCGGGCGTCGCCGACACCGAGCGCGCCCTGTACGCCGACGGCACCGTGCTGCGCCGCCACGGCCCGCGCAAGACCCTCTTCGCGATCCCCGCCGAGCCCGGACCGGCGCTGTACGCCTCGACCACGGCGAAGGCCGCCGCCGCCGAACGCGCCCGCCTGCTCAAGGACTTCGCCGCCTCCGGCCGGGACGCCGCCTGGACCTCCGCCGCGCAGGACGCCGTGCTGGCCGCCCTCGCCGACGCCCCGGACGGCCTGACGGGTAGTCAACTGAGCGAACTGGTACCGCAGTTGCGCGAAGCGATCGACTACGGCGCCGGCACCTCCTACCAGACCGTCCAGCCGGTCGGCATGCGGCTGCTGCGGCTGCTCGGCATGGAGGGCGCCATGGTCCGCCGCCGTCCGCTCGGCGGCTGGACCAGCAGCCGGCACCGCTGGGTGTCCGGCCCGCCCGTCCCCGCCGTCCCGTCCGCCGCCGAACGGGCCGCCGCACAGGCCGAGTTGGCCGGGCGCTGGCTGGCCTCGTACGGACCGGCCGGCGAGCAGGACCTGGTCTGGTGGACCGGCTGGGGCGTCCGCGAGGTGCGGGCCGCGCTGGCCGCGTGCGCGGCCGTCGAGGTCGGACTCGCCGACGGCGCGACCGGTTTCGTGCTGCCCGACGACCTCGAACCGGTCGCCGAACCCGCCCCCTGGGCGGCCCTGCTCCCGGCCCTCGACCCCAGCGTGATGGGCTGGAAGGACCGCGACTGGTACCTCTCCCCCGGACACCGCTCCGAGCTGGTCGACCGCTCCGGCAACCTCGGCCCCACCGCCTGGTGGAACGGCCGCGTGGTCGGCGGCTGGGCCCAGCACCCCGACGGCGAGGTGCGGTTCGAACTCCTCACCGACCCCGGCACCGAGGCCCGCGCGGCCCTCGCCGCGAAGGCCGCCGCCCTGCGCGCCCTGCTGGACGGGACCCGGGTCACCCCGCGCTTCCGCACCCCGCTCGAACGGCGGCTCACCGGCTGA
- a CDS encoding glycoside hydrolase family 6 protein — translation MSTTAAHAAARVDNPFVGAGVYVNPEWAAHAAAEPGGSAVANQPTAVWMDRIAAIAGGNGVMGLRDHLNAAVQQAAGKPYVFQVVIYDLPGRDCAALASNGELGPTDLPRYKSEFIDPIAAILADPAYANLRIVTTVEIDSLPNLVTNAGGTATATPACDVMKANGNYINGVGYALAKLGAIPNVYNYVDAGHHGWLGWDSNLQPAIDTIKQAATASGSTVNNVQGFIVNTANYSALHEPNFTVNDSVNGTSVRQSKWVDWNYYVDEASYAKAWRTKAIASGFNANIGMLIDTSRNGWGGANRPTGPGPKTSVDAYVDGGRIDRRFQTGDWCNQSGAGLGERPKAAPEDGIAAYVWVKPPGESDGASSAIANDEGKGFDRMCDPTYTGNPRNNNNMSGALPNAPVAGHWFSAQFQELLKNAYPAVGTGTADTTAPTAPTGLAATTTASSVALTWTASTDNVGVTGYNVYRGGTLVGTTAGTSYTDTGLSASTAYSYTVKAKDAAGNLSAASAALSVTTASGGTADTTAPTAPTNLAATTTASSAALTWTASTDNVGVTGYNVYRGGTLVGSTSTTSYTDTGLSASTAYSYTVKAKDAAGNLSAASAAVTATTQAGTGTGGAGCTATYKVSSDWGAGFNADVTVTAGNTAIKSWKVTWTYAGNQQVTNLWNGTVSQSGQSVTVTNAGYNGAVAANGSTSFGFGASYSGSNAVPTLTCTATS, via the coding sequence GTGTCGACCACCGCCGCCCACGCGGCGGCCCGTGTGGACAACCCCTTCGTCGGCGCCGGGGTCTACGTGAACCCCGAGTGGGCCGCCCACGCCGCCGCCGAGCCGGGCGGTTCGGCCGTCGCCAACCAGCCCACCGCCGTCTGGATGGACCGCATCGCGGCCATCGCCGGCGGCAACGGCGTCATGGGCCTGCGCGACCACCTGAACGCCGCGGTGCAGCAGGCCGCGGGCAAGCCGTACGTGTTCCAGGTCGTCATCTACGACCTGCCGGGCCGCGACTGCGCCGCCCTGGCCTCGAACGGCGAGCTCGGCCCCACCGACCTGCCGCGTTACAAGAGCGAGTTCATCGACCCGATCGCCGCGATCCTGGCCGACCCGGCCTACGCGAACCTGCGGATCGTCACCACGGTCGAGATCGACTCGCTGCCGAACCTGGTGACCAACGCGGGCGGCACCGCCACCGCCACCCCCGCGTGCGACGTCATGAAGGCCAACGGCAACTACATCAACGGCGTCGGCTACGCGCTGGCCAAGCTCGGCGCGATCCCGAACGTCTACAACTACGTGGACGCCGGCCACCACGGCTGGCTCGGCTGGGACTCCAACCTCCAGCCGGCCATCGACACCATCAAGCAGGCTGCCACCGCGTCCGGCTCGACGGTCAACAACGTCCAGGGCTTCATCGTCAACACCGCCAACTACTCGGCGCTGCACGAGCCCAACTTCACCGTCAACGACTCGGTGAACGGCACCTCGGTCCGCCAGAGCAAGTGGGTCGACTGGAACTACTACGTCGACGAGGCGTCCTACGCCAAGGCGTGGCGCACCAAGGCGATCGCCTCCGGGTTCAACGCGAACATCGGCATGCTGATCGACACCTCCCGCAACGGCTGGGGCGGCGCCAACCGTCCGACCGGCCCGGGCCCGAAGACCTCGGTCGACGCGTACGTCGACGGCGGCCGGATCGACCGCCGCTTCCAGACCGGCGACTGGTGCAACCAGTCCGGCGCGGGCCTCGGCGAGCGTCCGAAGGCCGCCCCCGAGGACGGCATCGCCGCGTACGTGTGGGTGAAGCCCCCGGGTGAGTCGGACGGCGCCAGCTCGGCCATCGCCAACGACGAGGGCAAGGGCTTCGACCGGATGTGCGACCCGACGTACACCGGCAACCCGCGCAACAACAACAACATGTCGGGCGCGCTGCCGAACGCCCCGGTGGCCGGCCACTGGTTCTCGGCCCAGTTCCAGGAGCTGCTGAAGAACGCCTACCCGGCGGTCGGCACCGGCACCGCGGACACCACCGCCCCGACCGCCCCCACCGGCCTCGCGGCGACCACCACCGCCAGTAGCGTCGCGCTGACCTGGACCGCCTCCACCGACAACGTCGGCGTGACCGGCTACAACGTGTACCGCGGCGGCACCCTGGTCGGGACCACCGCCGGCACTTCGTACACCGACACCGGTCTGAGCGCGTCCACCGCGTACTCGTACACGGTCAAGGCCAAGGACGCGGCCGGCAACCTCTCCGCCGCCTCCGCGGCGCTGAGCGTCACCACCGCCTCCGGCGGCACCGCGGACACCACCGCCCCGACCGCGCCGACCAACCTGGCGGCCACCACCACCGCCAGCAGTGCCGCGCTGACCTGGACCGCCTCCACCGACAACGTCGGCGTGACCGGCTACAACGTGTACCGCGGCGGCACCCTGGTCGGGTCCACCAGCACCACTTCGTACACCGACACCGGTCTGAGCGCGTCCACCGCGTACTCGTACACGGTCAAGGCCAAGGACGCGGCCGGCAACCTCTCCGCCGCCTCCGCGGCCGTCACCGCCACCACCCAGGCCGGCACCGGCACCGGCGGCGCCGGCTGCACCGCCACCTACAAGGTCAGCAGCGACTGGGGCGCCGGCTTCAACGCCGACGTCACCGTGACCGCGGGCAACACCGCGATCAAGTCCTGGAAGGTCACCTGGACCTACGCGGGCAACCAGCAGGTCACCAACCTGTGGAACGGCACCGTCAGCCAGTCCGGCCAGTCCGTGACGGTCACCAACGCCGGCTACAACGGTGCGGTCGCCGCCAACGGCTCCACCAGCTTCGGCTTCGGCGCCAGCTACTCCGGCAGCAACGCCGTCCCGACCCTGACCTGCACCGCCACCAGCTGA
- a CDS encoding SAM-dependent methyltransferase, whose product MARPNWVPAGTDLDKPNAARVYDYYLGGSHNFEVDRKMARKAIELWPDLPMIMRANRAFLRRATQFAAAEGISRFLDIGSGIPTFGAVHEVAREYRPDARVVYVDMDPVAVAHSRLILADDPLCPVVDADLRNTDDLLGRPEVEELLAPGEPVAVILNAVLHFVTDDDHPEQILAKLREALPSGSMLILSHASLEGRPDQAGSHQSLYRSTPTPLTMRSREQIAAFFTGYDLVEPGIVYLPEWRPDDAESVGPHPERMTGMAGVGRLS is encoded by the coding sequence ATGGCGCGTCCGAACTGGGTGCCTGCAGGGACCGACCTCGACAAGCCGAACGCGGCCCGGGTGTACGACTACTACCTCGGCGGTTCGCACAACTTCGAGGTCGACCGGAAGATGGCGCGCAAGGCGATCGAGCTCTGGCCGGACCTCCCGATGATCATGCGGGCCAACCGGGCCTTCCTGCGCCGCGCCACCCAGTTCGCCGCCGCCGAGGGCATCAGCCGCTTCCTGGACATCGGCTCCGGCATCCCCACCTTCGGCGCCGTCCACGAGGTGGCCCGTGAGTACCGGCCCGACGCGCGCGTCGTCTACGTCGACATGGACCCCGTCGCGGTCGCCCACAGCCGCCTCATCCTGGCCGACGACCCGCTCTGCCCGGTCGTCGACGCCGACCTGCGCAACACCGACGACCTGCTGGGCCGCCCCGAGGTCGAGGAACTGCTCGCCCCCGGCGAGCCCGTCGCGGTCATCCTGAACGCCGTCCTGCACTTCGTCACCGACGACGACCACCCGGAGCAGATCCTCGCCAAGCTCCGCGAGGCCCTGCCCAGCGGCAGCATGCTGATCCTCTCGCACGCCTCCCTGGAAGGCCGCCCCGACCAGGCCGGCTCCCACCAGAGCCTGTACCGCTCCACCCCGACACCGCTCACCATGCGCAGCCGCGAGCAGATCGCCGCCTTCTTCACGGGCTACGACCTGGTCGAGCCCGGCATCGTCTACCTGCCCGAGTGGCGCCCCGACGACGCGGAGTCGGTCGGCCCGCACCCCGAGCGGATGACGGGGATGGCCGGCGTCGGGCGCCTGTCGTGA
- a CDS encoding putative bifunctional diguanylate cyclase/phosphodiesterase, with product MGEAADAPGAAEAGAEFRDAWAAMLRAGHGAAVRPGVLNPLIARTAELLHRASREQPFRPELAGQAGALLIDNQFTDPQLLAEAVQLIQRQPVPDDRGPVLGGAFAAGWAAALRERTLREQEAIRLAADTARQEVEKALRASEARFRALFESAAIGIGLGDTDGKILAVNRALGEIFGGGPEDMRGVRVGDLVHPEDTPGVWEAYEELISGKREYFQFDKPYYRRDGEVVWTHLTVSLIRDDDGVPLYQVAMLEDVTDRYRLQERLRHQATHDPLTGLPNRAAFFERLEKLFEDPEPDVRFGLCYVDLDGFKIVNDSLGHDMGDQLLTVVAGRLESALSPLGHMVARLGGDEFVVLLENCRGEQEAVAAAKTVLAALTKPVVIGDHRLAVGASVGVLERRIASTTPGAAVRAADLTLYRAKEAGRGRWTLFDPEENARAVSRYAVSVRMPAALDRGEFFIDYQPMVDLASGAMTGVEALVRWRHPQLGVLGPEEFVGVAEETGLIMPLGRWVLEQACEQAADWVARFGDRAPRISVNLAVRQARSAGLVGDVERTLRTTGLDPSMLQLEITESTVVGPEDEALKALHALVDLGVSLAVDDFGTGWSNLAYLRDLPVSNLKIAGSFVGDLHDPTKDTHLGWRIVSGLVSLAHTLGLTVTAEGVESRADAERLRLMGCDLAQGWHFGRPVRPAEIARRIAETEAEADLEDAPEVWDGGGGGAGAGSGTDSGSGA from the coding sequence GTGGGCGAGGCGGCGGACGCACCGGGCGCGGCGGAGGCGGGCGCCGAGTTCCGTGACGCGTGGGCCGCGATGCTGCGGGCCGGGCACGGCGCCGCGGTGCGCCCCGGCGTGCTGAACCCGCTGATCGCCCGTACCGCCGAGCTGCTGCACCGCGCCTCCCGGGAGCAGCCGTTCCGCCCCGAACTGGCCGGCCAGGCCGGGGCGCTGCTCATCGACAACCAGTTCACCGACCCGCAACTGCTGGCCGAAGCCGTCCAGTTGATCCAGCGTCAACCCGTCCCGGACGACCGCGGCCCGGTGCTCGGCGGCGCCTTCGCGGCCGGCTGGGCGGCCGCCCTGCGCGAGCGCACGCTGCGCGAGCAGGAGGCGATCCGGCTGGCCGCCGACACCGCTCGGCAGGAGGTCGAGAAGGCCCTGCGGGCCTCCGAGGCCCGCTTCCGCGCGCTGTTCGAGTCCGCGGCGATCGGCATCGGCCTCGGCGACACCGACGGCAAGATCCTGGCCGTCAACCGCGCCCTGGGCGAGATCTTCGGCGGCGGCCCCGAGGACATGCGGGGCGTGCGGGTCGGCGACCTGGTCCACCCCGAGGACACCCCCGGCGTCTGGGAGGCGTACGAGGAGCTGATCAGCGGCAAGCGCGAGTACTTCCAGTTCGACAAGCCGTACTACCGGCGCGACGGCGAGGTGGTGTGGACCCACCTGACCGTCTCGCTGATCCGCGACGACGACGGCGTGCCGCTCTACCAGGTCGCCATGCTGGAGGACGTCACCGACCGCTACCGCCTCCAGGAGCGGCTGCGCCACCAGGCCACCCACGACCCGCTGACCGGCCTGCCCAACCGGGCCGCGTTCTTCGAACGGCTGGAGAAGCTCTTCGAGGACCCGGAGCCGGACGTCCGCTTCGGCCTCTGCTACGTCGACCTGGACGGCTTCAAGATCGTCAACGACAGCCTCGGCCACGACATGGGCGACCAACTGCTGACCGTGGTGGCCGGGCGGCTGGAGAGCGCGCTCAGCCCGCTCGGCCACATGGTGGCGCGGCTCGGCGGCGACGAGTTCGTGGTGCTGCTGGAGAACTGCCGCGGCGAGCAGGAGGCCGTCGCCGCCGCCAAGACCGTCCTCGCCGCGCTCACCAAGCCCGTGGTGATCGGCGACCACCGGCTGGCCGTCGGCGCCAGCGTCGGCGTGCTGGAGCGGCGGATCGCCAGCACCACGCCCGGCGCGGCCGTCCGGGCCGCAGACCTCACGCTGTACCGGGCCAAGGAGGCCGGGCGCGGCCGGTGGACGCTGTTCGACCCGGAGGAGAACGCGCGCGCCGTCAGCCGGTACGCGGTGTCCGTGCGGATGCCCGCGGCGCTGGACCGCGGCGAGTTCTTCATCGACTACCAGCCGATGGTCGACCTGGCCTCCGGCGCGATGACCGGCGTCGAGGCGCTGGTGCGCTGGCGGCACCCGCAGCTCGGGGTGCTCGGCCCGGAGGAGTTCGTCGGCGTCGCCGAGGAGACCGGGCTGATCATGCCGCTCGGCCGCTGGGTGCTGGAGCAGGCCTGCGAACAGGCCGCCGACTGGGTCGCCCGGTTCGGCGACCGGGCGCCCAGGATCAGCGTCAACCTGGCCGTCCGGCAGGCCCGCAGCGCGGGACTGGTCGGCGACGTCGAACGCACCCTGCGCACCACCGGCCTCGACCCGTCGATGCTCCAACTGGAGATCACCGAGTCGACCGTGGTCGGCCCCGAGGACGAGGCGCTCAAGGCGCTGCACGCCCTGGTCGACCTGGGCGTCTCGCTCGCCGTCGACGACTTCGGCACCGGCTGGTCCAACCTCGCCTACCTGCGCGATCTGCCGGTCTCCAACCTCAAGATTGCCGGGTCCTTCGTCGGCGACCTGCACGACCCCACCAAGGACACCCACCTCGGCTGGCGGATCGTCAGCGGCCTGGTCTCGCTCGCCCACACCCTGGGCCTGACCGTCACCGCGGAGGGCGTGGAGAGCCGCGCCGACGCCGAGCGCCTGCGCCTGATGGGCTGCGACCTCGCCCAGGGCTGGCACTTCGGACGGCCGGTGCGCCCTGCCGAGATCGCCCGGCGGATCGCCGAGACCGAGGCCGAGGCCGACCTCGAGGATGCGCCGGAGGTGTGGGACGGGGGCGGGGGCGGGGCCGGGGCTGGTTCAGGGACCGATTCCGGGTCCGGGGCCTGA
- a CDS encoding phosphotransferase yields the protein MNVGSRVPLHELMGVREVAGGLLLVPPGVAGRVADGLRLRLVARELGPGRWEAVVPGSSDVLVARWRPAGGGSPVLVKCPRTREAVRALVRERDAVAVLASELRSPGLRGLLPGTVDSRLGGWPPVLVQGLLPGVPGDVLLSRRPELAGRLTASAFGVLDELHGATGGLSRDGRLVDGWLGHRLAVLSDRVRWCRGAEGTAGLLALRSFLRRELTGRPVHVAWTHGDFTPGSLLLRSPGADGPAPAVTGLVGWGESLADGPAVVDRASFALDLGRLLDGRSWGEQVVTALRTGALHRPETGELPLSGALSTWLWHVSGRLEQSRRFARDRNRLREVLVPVLRELAGSGSGSGSGPGPGIGP from the coding sequence ATGAACGTCGGCAGTCGTGTTCCGCTGCACGAGTTGATGGGGGTGCGGGAGGTCGCGGGCGGGCTGTTGCTGGTGCCGCCGGGGGTGGCGGGGCGGGTCGCGGACGGGCTGCGACTGCGGCTGGTGGCACGGGAGTTGGGGCCGGGGCGGTGGGAGGCGGTGGTGCCGGGGTCCTCGGACGTGCTGGTGGCGCGGTGGCGTCCGGCCGGCGGTGGGTCGCCGGTGCTGGTGAAGTGCCCGCGCACCCGGGAGGCGGTACGGGCGCTGGTGCGCGAGCGGGACGCGGTCGCGGTGCTGGCCTCGGAGCTGCGGTCGCCCGGGCTGCGCGGCCTGCTGCCGGGGACCGTCGACTCCCGGCTGGGCGGCTGGCCGCCGGTGCTGGTGCAGGGGCTGCTGCCGGGCGTACCGGGCGACGTCCTGCTGTCCCGCCGCCCGGAGCTGGCCGGTCGGCTGACTGCGTCCGCGTTCGGCGTCCTGGACGAACTGCACGGCGCGACGGGCGGGTTGAGCCGGGACGGGCGGCTGGTGGACGGCTGGCTGGGCCACCGGTTGGCGGTGCTCTCGGACCGGGTGCGCTGGTGCCGTGGCGCGGAGGGCACCGCCGGGCTGCTCGCCCTGCGGTCCTTCCTGCGCCGCGAGTTGACCGGCCGGCCGGTGCACGTGGCCTGGACGCACGGCGACTTCACCCCGGGCAGCCTGCTGCTGCGCTCCCCCGGCGCGGACGGACCGGCACCGGCCGTCACCGGACTGGTCGGCTGGGGCGAGTCCCTGGCCGACGGCCCGGCCGTGGTCGACCGCGCGAGCTTCGCCCTGGACCTGGGCCGGCTGCTGGACGGCCGCTCCTGGGGCGAGCAGGTGGTCACCGCCCTGCGCACCGGCGCCCTGCACCGCCCGGAGACCGGTGAACTCCCGCTCTCCGGTGCCCTGTCGACCTGGCTGTGGCACGTCTCGGGCCGCCTGGAGCAGTCCCGCCGCTTCGCCCGCGACCGCAACCGGCTGCGCGAGGTCCTCGTCCCGGTCCTGCGCGAACTCGCCGGCTCCGGCTCCGGCTCCGGCTCAGGCCCCGGACCCGGAATCGGTCCCTGA